One segment of Triticum aestivum cultivar Chinese Spring chromosome 2A, IWGSC CS RefSeq v2.1, whole genome shotgun sequence DNA contains the following:
- the LOC123187221 gene encoding probable cinnamyl alcohol dehydrogenase 6 (The sequence of the model RefSeq protein was modified relative to this genomic sequence to represent the inferred CDS: added 42 bases not found in genome assembly), which produces MEPWQQSQQPARAASTTDTKNLSLSHAHFWPAMEVTPKHTQAVSGWAAMEPSGEVVPFAFKRRENGVDDVTIKVHYCGMCHTDLHFINNDWGITMYPLVPGHEITGVVTRVGANVSGFRPGDRVGVGCIAASCLDCDHCRRSEENYCDKVALTYNGIFWDGSVTYGGYSSMLVAHKRFLVRIPDALPLDAAAPLLCAGITVYSPMKQHGMLLGEPGRRLGVVGLGGLGHVAVKFGKAFGLKVTVISTSPAKEREARESLKADDFVLSTDERQMQAMARSLDYVIDTVSAQHSLGPILELLKVNGKLVLVAAPDKPVELPSFPLIFGKRTVSGSMTGGMKETQEMMDLCGEHGITADIELVSTDGINDALARLARNDVRYRFVVDVAGTGSRL; this is translated from the coding sequence AGCACCACAGACACCAAGAATCTTTCACTGTCTCACGCACATTTTTGGCCGGCGATGGAGGTGACCCCGAAGCACACGCAGGCGGTGAGCGGGTGGGCGGCCATGGAGCCGTCCGGCGAGGTGGTGCCCTTCGCCTTCAAGCGCCGGGAGAACGGCGTGGACGACGTCACCATCAAGGTGCACTACTGCGGCATGTGCCACACGGACCTCCACTTCATCAACAACGACTGGGGCATCACCATGTACCCCCTCGTGCCCGGCCACGAGATCACCGGCGTCGTCACCCGGGTCGGCGCCAACGTCTCCGGCTTCCGCCCCGGCGACCGCGTCGGCGTCGGATGCATCGCCGCCTCCTGCCTCGACTGCGACCACTGCCGCCGCTCCGAGGAGAACTACTGCGACAAGGTCGCGCTCACCTACAACGGCATCTTCTGGGACGGCAGCGTCACCTACGGCGGCTACTCCAGCATGCTCGTCGCCCACAAGCGGTTCCTCGTGCGCATCCCGGACGCCCTCCCGCTGGACGCCGCCGCGCCGCTGCTGTGCGCCGGGATCACCGTGTACAGCCCCATGAAGCAGCACGGGATGCTGCTGGGCGAGCCCGGGCGGCGGCTGGGCGTGGTCGGGCTGGGCGGGCTCGGCCACGTCGCCGTCAAGTTCGGCAAGGCGTTCGGGCTCAAGGTCACCGTCATCAGCACGTCGCCGGCCAAGGAGCGCGAGGCGAGGGAGAGCCTCAAGGCCGACGACTTCGTCCTGAGCACCGACGAGAGGCAGATGCAGGCCATGGCTCGGAGCCTGGACTACGTGATCGACACGGTGTCGGCGCAGCACTCGCTGGGGCccatcctggagctgctcaaggTGAACGGGAAGCTGGTGCTGGTGGCGGCGCCGGACAAGCCGGTGGAGCTGCCGTCCTTCCCGCTCATCTTCGGGAAGAGGACGGTGAGCGGGAGCATGACGGGGGGCATGAAGGAGACGCAGGAGATGATGGACCTGTGCGGGGAGCACGGCATCACCGCCGACATCGAGCTCGTCTCCACCGACGGGATCAACGACGCGCTGGCCAGGCTCGCGCGCAACGACGTCCGCTACCGCTTCGTCGTCGACGTCGCCGGCACTGGCTCCAGGctctag